The Hyphomicrobiales bacterium genome has a window encoding:
- the aidB gene encoding putative acyl-CoA dehydrogenase AidB (Evidence 3 : Putative function from multiple computational evidences) yields the protein MTALDAYGYDTHEVLNQAPALADFDAFAADPALGPILDAFGAGWFREQASVVGGHVGSQRVQDLARQANRSLPELRTHDRWGRRVDQIEFHPAWHELMGLAMRDEFHSLCWTKPRQGAQVARAAVSYLWNQGENGICCPLGMTYSAIPVLQRDPARWAEFGRLITSSDYDGRPLPAAQKRGGTVGMAMTEKQGGSDLRQTQTVATRNADGTYSLTGHKWFFSVPHSDVFLTLARTEEGVSCFVVPGWLPDGSRNRLQIQRLKDKCGNKSNASSEVEFRGVIAHLIGEPGHGIRAGLEMNHYTRLDFAVGSAGLMRHAVAQAAHHTAHRRAFQKALIDQPIMTNVIADLALEVEASAWLAFRFVHALDREGGSEAEKLIGRIGAPIAKYWNCKRATPVVVEALECHGGNGFIEDHLMARLYREAPLNGIWEGTGNVVCLDVLRSIRRYPDCVPALLDELRAARGSDPRYDAFLTGLETDLVDVLRHEHLARRFVERMALGLSASLLIRHAPHAVADAYVASRLAGGWSGHFGSLPQGADLQAIALRAVPVSH from the coding sequence ATGACCGCTCTCGATGCTTACGGCTACGACACGCATGAAGTGCTGAACCAGGCGCCGGCACTGGCGGATTTCGACGCCTTCGCGGCCGATCCGGCGTTGGGGCCGATCCTCGACGCCTTCGGCGCCGGCTGGTTCCGCGAGCAGGCGAGCGTGGTCGGCGGTCATGTCGGCTCTCAACGCGTGCAGGATTTGGCGCGGCAGGCCAATCGCAGCCTGCCGGAACTGCGCACGCATGACCGCTGGGGCCGGCGCGTCGATCAGATCGAGTTCCATCCGGCCTGGCACGAATTGATGGGGCTCGCCATGCGCGACGAGTTCCATTCGCTGTGCTGGACGAAGCCGCGCCAAGGCGCGCAAGTGGCGCGCGCGGCGGTCTCCTATCTCTGGAACCAGGGCGAGAACGGCATCTGCTGCCCGCTCGGCATGACCTATTCGGCGATTCCCGTCCTGCAACGCGATCCCGCGCGCTGGGCCGAGTTCGGTCGCCTGATCACCTCCTCCGACTACGATGGACGCCCGTTGCCGGCGGCGCAGAAGCGCGGCGGCACGGTCGGCATGGCGATGACCGAGAAGCAGGGAGGCTCGGACCTACGCCAGACCCAGACGGTCGCGACGCGCAATGCCGACGGCACCTATTCCCTCACGGGCCACAAATGGTTCTTCTCCGTCCCGCATTCCGACGTCTTCCTGACGCTGGCGCGCACGGAGGAGGGCGTCTCCTGCTTCGTCGTGCCGGGCTGGTTGCCGGACGGCTCGCGTAACCGCCTGCAGATCCAGCGGCTCAAGGACAAGTGCGGCAACAAGTCGAACGCCTCGTCCGAGGTCGAATTCCGCGGTGTGATCGCCCATCTGATCGGCGAGCCCGGCCATGGCATCCGCGCCGGGCTGGAGATGAACCACTATACGCGGCTGGATTTCGCCGTGGGGTCGGCCGGGCTGATGCGTCATGCTGTGGCGCAGGCCGCGCATCACACCGCTCACCGCCGCGCTTTCCAGAAGGCGCTGATCGACCAGCCGATCATGACGAATGTGATCGCCGACCTCGCGCTCGAGGTCGAGGCTTCGGCCTGGCTCGCCTTCCGCTTCGTCCATGCGCTCGACCGCGAAGGCGGGAGCGAAGCCGAGAAGCTGATCGGCCGCATCGGTGCGCCCATCGCGAAATATTGGAACTGCAAGCGCGCCACGCCGGTCGTGGTCGAGGCGCTCGAATGCCATGGTGGTAACGGCTTCATCGAGGACCATCTGATGGCGCGGCTCTATCGCGAGGCGCCGCTCAACGGCATCTGGGAGGGCACGGGCAATGTCGTCTGCCTCGACGTGCTCCGCTCGATCCGCCGCTATCCCGATTGCGTGCCGGCTTTGCTCGACGAGTTGCGTGCCGCCCGTGGCAGCGATCCGCGCTACGACGCCTTCCTGACCGGGCTGGAGACCGATCTGGTCGATGTGCTCAGGCATGAGCATCTGGCCCGGCGCTTCGTCGAGCGCATGGCGCTTGGCCTGTCGGCCTCGCTGTTGATCCGCCACGCGCCGCATGCGGTCGCGGACGCTTATGTCGCCTCGCGACTGGCCGGCGGCTGGTCCGGCCATTTCGGCTCGCTGCCGCAGGGCGCCGATCTTCAGGCGATCGCCCTGCGCGCCGTGCCGGTGTCGCACTGA
- a CDS encoding Transcriptional regulator, TetR family: MPETVPRQPRKAGKRQAILSAARSIVSEVGFHETSIAAVASASGVSTGSIYSYFSSKAELMAEIVATVSARELKVLREIALSEAPVAERLAAAVEVFARRAFANRRLAWSMIAEPADPAVDATRLAYRREIAGIFRSLVLEGGKEGAFRPVDPDAAAAMIVGGFMEALIGPLSPERPITPERGREIAAALADLSLAALIDSEGQAA; this comes from the coding sequence ATGCCTGAGACGGTCCCGAGGCAACCACGCAAGGCCGGCAAGCGCCAAGCGATCCTCTCTGCGGCGCGCAGCATTGTCTCGGAGGTCGGCTTCCATGAGACCTCGATTGCAGCGGTGGCTTCCGCCAGCGGCGTCTCGACCGGCAGCATCTATTCCTACTTCTCGTCCAAGGCCGAGCTGATGGCCGAGATCGTCGCCACCGTCTCGGCGCGCGAGCTCAAGGTGTTACGAGAGATCGCCCTGAGCGAAGCCCCTGTCGCGGAACGCCTGGCCGCGGCGGTCGAGGTTTTTGCCCGGCGCGCCTTCGCCAACCGCCGTCTGGCGTGGTCGATGATCGCCGAACCCGCCGATCCGGCTGTCGATGCGACGCGACTCGCCTACCGCCGCGAGATCGCCGGCATCTTCCGCTCGCTGGTGCTCGAGGGCGGAAAGGAAGGGGCGTTCCGGCCGGTCGATCCCGATGCCGCGGCGGCGATGATCGTCGGGGGCTTCATGGAAGCCCTGATCGGCCCGCTTTCGCCCGAACGCCCGATCACGCCCGAGCGCGGGCGCGAGATCGCCGCTGCCCTGGCCGATCTCTCCCTCGCCGCTTTGATAGACTCGGAAGGACAAGCCGCATGA
- a CDS encoding hypothetical protein (Evidence 5 : Unknown function), whose amino-acid sequence MEIDRSFTEVEFGGQTVAIPTRGYYDRFWMNPDLDVVARDPAAGKIDFCRRIPKQQIATRVGPSWAPNFYYRSSSVQLLFPRSARG is encoded by the coding sequence ATGGAGATCGATCGGTCTTTCACCGAGGTCGAGTTCGGCGGACAGACAGTCGCGATACCTACCAGGGGCTATTACGACCGCTTCTGGATGAATCCCGATCTCGACGTCGTGGCGCGCGACCCGGCCGCGGGGAAAATCGACTTCTGCCGCCGCATCCCCAAGCAGCAGATCGCGACGCGGGTCGGCCCGAGCTGGGCGCCGAATTTCTATTACCGCAGCAGCAGCGTCCAGCTTCTGTTCCCTCGATCCGCTCGAGGGTAA
- a CDS encoding 2,4-dienoyl-CoA reductase: protein MSLFSPLTLPNGAVIPNRIAKAAMEENMADADHAPSAGLVNLYRAWAEGGAGLIVTGNVMVDARALTGHGGVVLEDDRHLDRFKAWADASRSGGAQVWMQINHPGRQMPAGLGQETLAPSAIALDLGAQSKRFPVPRAMTEADIAEVERRFVETARLAERAGFTGVEIHAAHGYLLSQFLSPLSNRREDRWGGSLENRARLLVDIVRGVRAAVAPGFAVAVKLNSADFQRGGFSPEDAQAVVVMLAPLGADLVELSGGSYEAPAMMGAARDEQTLAREAYFLEFARDIAKVATMPLMVTGGIRRREVAEKVIASGVAMAGIATALAIVPELPRRWWNGKVDAPSLRPITWKNKPLASSAHMAAARYQLARLSRRRRTAPKVSPLWALLCAQFEAVRRARQYCRWIGQRKAIG, encoded by the coding sequence ATGTCCCTGTTTTCGCCGCTAACGCTGCCCAATGGCGCCGTCATCCCCAACCGCATCGCCAAGGCCGCGATGGAGGAGAACATGGCCGATGCCGACCATGCGCCCTCTGCCGGGCTCGTCAATCTCTACCGGGCCTGGGCGGAGGGTGGCGCCGGGCTGATCGTCACCGGCAATGTGATGGTCGATGCGCGCGCCTTGACAGGCCACGGCGGCGTGGTGCTGGAAGACGACCGCCATCTCGACCGCTTCAAGGCCTGGGCCGATGCCTCGCGCTCGGGCGGAGCGCAGGTCTGGATGCAGATCAACCATCCCGGGCGGCAGATGCCGGCGGGGCTCGGCCAGGAGACCTTGGCGCCCTCGGCGATCGCGCTCGATCTCGGGGCGCAGTCGAAGCGTTTTCCGGTGCCGCGCGCGATGACGGAGGCCGATATCGCCGAGGTCGAGCGCCGCTTCGTCGAGACGGCGCGCCTGGCCGAGCGCGCCGGCTTCACCGGCGTCGAGATCCATGCGGCGCATGGCTATCTCCTCAGCCAGTTCCTCTCGCCGCTGTCCAACCGCCGGGAGGACCGATGGGGCGGGAGCCTGGAGAACCGCGCGCGCCTGCTCGTCGACATCGTGCGCGGCGTCCGCGCCGCGGTCGCGCCCGGCTTCGCCGTCGCGGTCAAGCTCAATTCGGCCGACTTCCAGCGCGGCGGCTTCTCGCCCGAGGATGCGCAGGCCGTGGTCGTGATGCTGGCTCCCCTCGGCGCCGATCTCGTCGAATTGTCCGGCGGCAGCTACGAAGCGCCGGCGATGATGGGCGCCGCGCGCGACGAGCAGACCCTGGCGCGCGAGGCTTACTTCCTCGAATTCGCCCGCGACATCGCCAAGGTCGCGACGATGCCGCTCATGGTCACCGGCGGCATCAGGCGGCGCGAGGTCGCGGAGAAGGTCATCGCGAGCGGCGTCGCCATGGCCGGGATCGCGACCGCGCTTGCGATCGTGCCCGAGCTGCCGCGCCGCTGGTGGAACGGCAAAGTGGACGCGCCCTCTCTCAGGCCGATCACCTGGAAGAACAAGCCGCTCGCCTCCTCGGCCCATATGGCGGCGGCGCGCTATCAGCTGGCGCGCCTGAGCCGCCGGCGACGCACGGCGCCGAAGGTCTCGCCGCTCTGGGCCCTGCTCTGTGCGCAGTTCGAGGCGGTGCGCCGCGCTCGCCAGTACTGCCGCTGGATCGGACAGCGGAAGGCCATTGGCTGA
- a CDS encoding hypothetical protein (Evidence 5 : Unknown function): MFAKAWTMNIGELSKRTGLTNSRIRFYERAGLLETVDRRPNGYRTYPMEAVLVLEVITTAQKAGFSLDEIRMLLPPGLDRWDHAALIEALRRKVTDIESLETRLKQSKAQLVALIADIEAKPDDMDCAANARRVLSRVLDGRIRDEGVSMGDGSVPAKKGRRAAGSS, encoded by the coding sequence GTGTTTGCCAAGGCGTGGACCATGAACATCGGAGAGCTGTCGAAGCGCACCGGACTGACGAATTCGCGCATCCGCTTCTACGAGCGCGCCGGCCTGCTGGAGACCGTCGATCGCCGCCCGAACGGCTACCGCACCTATCCGATGGAAGCAGTGCTGGTGCTCGAGGTGATCACGACCGCGCAGAAAGCGGGCTTCAGCCTCGACGAGATCCGCATGCTGTTGCCGCCCGGCCTCGACCGTTGGGATCACGCTGCGCTGATCGAGGCGCTTCGCCGAAAGGTTACGGATATCGAGTCGCTGGAAACGCGGCTGAAGCAGAGCAAGGCGCAGCTCGTCGCGCTCATCGCCGACATCGAGGCAAAGCCGGACGACATGGACTGCGCCGCCAATGCGCGCCGGGTGCTGTCGCGCGTGCTGGACGGCAGGATCAGGGACGAGGGCGTGTCGATGGGCGACGGCAGCGTGCCGGCGAAAAAAGGCCGCCGCGCGGCCGGGTCCAGTTGA
- the cobO gene encoding Corrinoid adenosyltransferase gives MTDSEDAARHKAKMEKRKAVQDAEVASKTLEKGLLIVNTGPGKGKSTAAFGLILRALGHGWRIGVVQFIKGAWSTGERKALEAFGDQVSWHSMGEGFTWETQDKARDIAAAERAFAKARELMADPEIRLLVLDELNIALRYDYLPLADVVATLAARRPGLHIVVTGRNAKPELIEAADLVTEMTLVKHHFAAGVKAQQGIEF, from the coding sequence ATGACCGACTCCGAAGATGCCGCCCGCCACAAGGCGAAGATGGAGAAGCGCAAGGCGGTGCAGGACGCCGAGGTCGCCTCCAAGACGCTGGAGAAGGGACTGCTCATCGTCAACACCGGCCCCGGCAAGGGCAAGTCGACGGCGGCCTTCGGGCTGATCCTGCGCGCGCTCGGCCATGGCTGGCGCATTGGCGTGGTGCAGTTCATCAAAGGCGCCTGGTCGACCGGCGAGCGCAAGGCGCTGGAGGCCTTCGGCGATCAGGTCTCCTGGCACAGCATGGGCGAGGGCTTCACCTGGGAGACGCAGGACAAGGCCCGCGACATTGCCGCGGCCGAGCGCGCCTTCGCCAAGGCGCGGGAGCTGATGGCCGATCCGGAGATCAGGTTGCTGGTGCTCGACGAGCTCAACATCGCCCTGCGCTACGACTACCTGCCGCTCGCCGATGTGGTGGCGACGCTGGCCGCGCGGCGGCCGGGCCTGCACATCGTTGTCACCGGACGCAACGCCAAGCCGGAGCTGATCGAGGCCGCCGACCTCGTCACCGAGATGACGCTGGTGAAGCACCATTTCGCCGCGGGCGTGAAGGCGCAGCAGGGCATCGAGTTCTAG
- the cobP gene encoding Bifunctional adenosylcobalamin biosynthesis protein CobP, which translates to MEIPHLTLVLGGARSGKSRHAEALIEALPAPWTYIATAQAYDEEMRQRIAEHRIRRPMGWQTVDAPLDLAEAIAAQPAGRPILVDCLTLWLTNLILAERDTAAARAALIAACERASAPLVLVGNEVGLGIVPENALARRFRDEAGRLHQALAARAASVVFMVAGLPMQVK; encoded by the coding sequence ATGGAAATCCCCCATCTCACCCTCGTCCTCGGTGGCGCGCGCTCGGGCAAGAGCCGCCATGCCGAAGCATTGATCGAGGCCCTGCCGGCGCCCTGGACCTATATCGCCACCGCGCAGGCCTATGACGAAGAGATGCGGCAGCGCATCGCCGAACATCGCATCCGCCGGCCGATGGGTTGGCAGACGGTCGACGCGCCTCTCGACCTTGCGGAGGCCATCGCCGCACAACCGGCCGGCCGGCCGATCCTGGTGGATTGCCTGACGCTTTGGCTGACCAACCTCATCCTTGCGGAGCGTGACACGGCCGCCGCGCGCGCCGCCCTGATCGCGGCTTGCGAGCGCGCCTCCGCGCCGCTCGTTCTGGTCGGCAACGAGGTGGGTCTCGGCATCGTGCCGGAGAATGCGCTCGCCCGCCGCTTCCGCGACGAGGCCGGACGGCTGCATCAGGCGCTTGCGGCGCGGGCGGCCAGCGTGGTCTTCATGGTCGCCGGATTGCCGATGCAAGTAAAATGA
- a CDS encoding hypothetical protein (Evidence 5 : Unknown function) gives MPERAPPRTRVRWGISIAESFVPFSRRHARAWPGHLYPKKGHEPLAARDSRVKPENDAPAARIALHSGTPKANDRR, from the coding sequence TTGCCCGAGCGCGCGCCACCGAGGACGAGGGTGAGATGGGGGATTTCCATAGCCGAGTCCTTCGTGCCGTTCTCCCGCCGTCATGCCCGGGCCTGGCCCGGGCATCTCTACCCGAAGAAGGGGCATGAGCCTCTTGCTGCCAGAGATTCTCGGGTCAAGCCCGAGAATGACGCGCCTGCGGCGCGCATTGCATTGCACAGCGGCACGCCTAAGGCTAATGATCGTCGCTGA
- a CDS encoding CbtB-domain containing protein has protein sequence MNTVSVSTTQLSVSERVKAVAAALIVGVALIYTTGFAASTNVHNAAHDTRHGLAFPCH, from the coding sequence ATGAACACCGTTTCGGTTTCCACCACCCAGCTCAGCGTCTCGGAACGCGTCAAGGCAGTCGCGGCCGCGCTGATCGTCGGCGTCGCGCTGATCTACACGACCGGCTTCGCGGCCTCGACGAACGTCCACAATGCCGCGCACGATACCCGCCACGGCCTCGCCTTCCCCTGCCACTGA
- a CDS encoding Predicted cobalt transporter CbtA has protein sequence MVTRVLTVSILAGLLAGLIVAALQHVTTTPLILKAETYEAALALKAPTLASFDGEARIILAHGPAGDAPGHDHAEWKPQDGLQRTLFTSAVTIATAIGFAALLLAGMIAVGDRIDQRSALVWGACGFLALGLAPAMGLAPELPGAASAALEQRQLWWLATVIATALGLFLFLRFEQPWLKLLAVVVILLPHVVGAPHPAAPESKVPAEVAAHFAALSLGIQAALWLATAFMVGVLWPWASRRTAAA, from the coding sequence ATGGTTACGCGTGTTCTCACGGTCAGCATTCTGGCCGGGCTTCTGGCTGGGCTGATCGTCGCCGCCCTCCAGCATGTCACCACCACCCCGCTGATCCTCAAGGCCGAGACCTATGAGGCGGCGCTCGCCCTGAAGGCGCCGACGCTCGCCAGTTTCGACGGCGAGGCCCGGATCATTCTCGCCCACGGCCCGGCCGGTGATGCCCCCGGCCACGACCATGCCGAATGGAAGCCCCAGGACGGCCTCCAGCGCACGCTCTTCACCAGCGCGGTGACGATCGCGACCGCGATCGGCTTCGCAGCCCTGCTGCTGGCGGGCATGATCGCGGTCGGTGACAGGATCGATCAGCGCAGCGCCCTGGTTTGGGGCGCCTGCGGCTTCCTCGCGCTCGGGCTTGCCCCGGCGATGGGGCTCGCGCCTGAATTGCCGGGCGCGGCCTCCGCCGCGCTGGAACAGCGGCAGCTCTGGTGGCTCGCGACCGTGATCGCCACGGCGCTCGGCCTCTTCCTGTTCCTGCGCTTCGAGCAGCCCTGGCTGAAACTGCTCGCCGTCGTCGTGATCCTGCTGCCGCATGTCGTCGGCGCCCCGCATCCGGCGGCGCCGGAGAGCAAGGTTCCGGCCGAGGTCGCCGCCCATTTCGCGGCGCTGTCGCTCGGCATCCAGGCTGCCCTCTGGCTTGCAACCGCCTTCATGGTCGGCGTGCTCTGGCCTTGGGCAAGCCGCCGCACCGCCGCGGCTTGA
- a CDS encoding conserved hypothetical protein (Evidence 4 : Unknown function but conserved in other organisms), translating to MSEGDLTIHVCTVCRRARADLPEGYDQPGLALAERLAALLAAKGSTIPVLPVECLAVCKRPCTVAFAADGKWTYLIGDLDTDTHLDEIVGAAEAYAASANGIVPWKERPQSFRKGVVARVPPLPARQQG from the coding sequence ATGTCCGAGGGCGACCTCACCATCCATGTCTGCACGGTCTGCAGACGCGCGCGCGCCGATCTCCCGGAGGGATACGACCAGCCGGGGCTGGCGCTCGCCGAGCGTCTCGCGGCGCTGCTCGCCGCAAAGGGCAGCACGATCCCCGTGCTGCCCGTCGAATGCCTCGCCGTCTGCAAGCGGCCCTGCACCGTCGCCTTCGCGGCCGACGGCAAATGGACCTATCTGATCGGCGATCTCGACACCGATACCCATCTCGACGAGATCGTCGGCGCGGCGGAGGCCTATGCCGCCAGCGCCAACGGCATCGTTCCCTGGAAAGAGCGGCCGCAGTCCTTCCGCAAGGGCGTGGTCGCGCGCGTGCCGCCTTTGCCGGCGCGCCAGCAAGGATGA
- the cobW gene encoding Protein CobW: protein MNAPQTANLGKTPCTIITGFLGAGKTTLVRHLLENAQGKKLAVLVNEFGDLGFDGEFLKGCGIAGCSDEDVVELPNGCICCTVADDFVPALEKLLNRPNPPEHILIETSGLALPKPLVTAFNWPAIRSRVTVDGVIAVVDGPAVAEGQFADDPEALAAQKAADASVEHDNPLEEVFEDQILCADLILLNKSDLVDAAGRARVKAEIAEHLPKATKIVETAHGKVEPALIVGLGAAAESDLAARPSHHGEGEHDHDHDDFDSVAMPLPAGLSPEELSARVAKAAEAEGVLRLKGFTAVPGKPMRLVVQGVGRRVGHHFDRPWGASEPRDGRLTVIGLKGFDLKAVEAALAGA, encoded by the coding sequence ATGAACGCTCCGCAGACCGCAAATCTCGGCAAGACGCCCTGCACGATCATCACCGGCTTCCTCGGCGCCGGAAAGACGACGCTGGTGCGCCATCTCCTCGAGAATGCGCAGGGCAAGAAGCTCGCCGTGCTCGTCAACGAATTCGGCGATCTCGGCTTCGACGGCGAGTTCCTGAAGGGCTGCGGCATTGCCGGTTGCAGCGACGAGGATGTGGTCGAGCTGCCGAACGGCTGCATCTGCTGCACCGTCGCCGATGATTTCGTGCCGGCGCTGGAAAAGCTGCTCAACCGCCCCAATCCGCCCGAACACATCCTGATCGAGACCTCCGGCCTCGCTTTGCCGAAGCCGCTCGTCACGGCCTTCAACTGGCCGGCGATCCGCTCGCGCGTCACCGTCGACGGCGTCATCGCCGTGGTCGACGGCCCGGCGGTGGCCGAGGGCCAGTTCGCGGATGATCCCGAGGCGCTCGCCGCACAGAAGGCTGCCGACGCCTCGGTCGAGCACGACAACCCGCTGGAGGAGGTGTTCGAGGACCAGATCCTCTGCGCGGATCTCATCCTGCTCAACAAAAGCGACCTCGTCGACGCAGCCGGCCGGGCGCGGGTCAAGGCCGAGATCGCCGAGCACCTGCCCAAGGCGACCAAGATCGTCGAGACCGCCCATGGCAAGGTCGAGCCGGCGCTGATCGTGGGCCTCGGCGCCGCCGCCGAGAGCGACCTCGCCGCCCGCCCCTCGCATCATGGCGAGGGCGAGCACGATCACGACCATGACGATTTCGACTCCGTCGCCATGCCTCTGCCGGCGGGGCTCTCCCCCGAAGAACTCTCGGCACGCGTCGCCAAGGCGGCCGAGGCCGAGGGCGTGCTGCGGCTCAAGGGCTTCACCGCCGTCCCGGGCAAGCCGATGCGCCTCGTCGTGCAGGGCGTCGGTCGGCGCGTCGGACATCATTTCGACCGGCCTTGGGGTGCGAGCGAGCCGCGCGACGGCCGCCTCACCGTGATCGGCCTGAAGGGCTTCGACCTGAAGGCCGTGGAAGCGGCTCTCGCGGGGGCGTAA